Within Flavobacterium pisciphilum, the genomic segment AGTTCCTTCATGTTTTAATTCAGTTCCTGCGTATTTACCATAAAGTACTGTATCTCCAATTTTTACAGTCATAGTATGGTCTTTAGTACCATTTCCTACTGCTACAACAGTTCCTTTTTGTGGTTTTTCTTTGGCAGTATCTGGAATAAAAATCCCTGACGCAGTTTTAGTTTCTGCTGCAACTGGCTCAATAAGTACGCGATCTGAAAGCGGTTTAATGTTTAAAGTCATGATTTTATAATTATGTTATGTTTATATTTTGTTTGCTTATAAACTTTCAGAAACTATGCCACCTTGGGTAAACTGACATTATTTCTTATAAAAAATGCCAGCTTTGACAGGCTGGCATTTTTATATTTTATAAAGATTGTATTATTTTGCTGGGTTAGTCGCAGCAGGTGTTTCTTGAACTGGAGCTGCTGGCGTTGTGCTTGGAGCAGTAGTAGCAGATTTCTCGATAAGTTTAGATTCTACATCACTTAATGACCCTGTAAAACTTAAGCTAGAAAGTAAGATTAATGCAATTAAGATTGTAGCTAACGTCCAAGTACTTTTGTCTAAAAAGTCAGTTGTTTTTTGTACTCCACCTAACATTTGAGATCCACTAATTGTTGAAGATAATCCTCCACCTTTAGGGTTTTGAACCATGATTACTACGATCAATAGAAAACAAACTATTGTGATTAAAACTAAAAAAATTGAAAATGTGCTCATTGTTTAATTATTATTGTTATTTTGTTGTAATGTCTTAATATCCGATATACGGTCTGCAAAGAAACTAATTTTTTCTGGATATTTCAAAATTAATATTTCATATGCTTGTATTGCTTTTGTGTATTTTTTTTGTTCCAAATATACTCTAGCTAAAGTCTCAGTCATTAAGTAAGAATTGTCATCTTTATTAATGTCTATCTGAATGTTAGCTGCAATTGTTGTGCTCGATTTAACAGGAGATATTTTTGGGCTAGTCTCAATGAACTTGTCAATTAACTCCGCTTTTTTCTTTTTCTCTTCGTTGATTTCGATTAAAGAATTGTCTATTTCAATAGTTGGAGCTTCTTGTTTCTCCTCTTCCTTTTCGCTCTTTTCTTCCTTCTTTTCCTCTTTTCGCTCAATAGGCTCTGTTCTTGAAAGTTGAAGCCACTCTTGGAAAGAATGTTTCTCTTTTACAGAAAAATCTAGGGGTTTACCAATTTCTAAATTTTCTTCTGCAATTTCTATAGCCTCTTCTGTAGCTTCTGCTTTTACTTCAATGTTTGGTATTGAAGCTTCTTTTATAGAAGTAAGAATAGATTGTTCAATAGGATCTACAGCTTTAGTTTCTACTTTTTCGATTATTTCTTCTTCTATTACAACTTCTGGTAAAAGATATTCACTATCAATAACATCTATGTCCAAAAGAGCTAAAGCTTTCTTGTCGTAATATTCTTTTTGAATGGTTGAGAAAGTTTCTGATGTTATAAAATCAAATAAAATTGCTCTATCTGTTGTATGGGCAGCAGTAACCTTTAAGGCATAATTATACTTAAAACTGTTTTGACTATAAAGCCCTTTTAATCGCAATGCTCTCGCACTTTGAAAATATGGGAACTCATTCAATACACTACCTAATTCATCCGTTTGCTTTTCGGTAATAGCATCGGGTCTATTTATTAGGTAAGTATAATCGTTAACATTCATTATTTTTTTTCTTTAATCGTTGAAATTGTTTATTCGTTTAATCTGATGCTTTGTTTAATTGTTTCTGTTATTAAACAAAGCAGTATTTTACCATTTTGCCAATGATGCATTAAATATGTCTTGAGAAATACGGTCAAGAATTTCTTTAATAGCTGTGTCTTTTACGCCTCCTACAAGTTGATCTTGCGCTGGATAGTCATAATAAAATTCAAATGATTTTTCAAAATCATCTGTTTCTTTCTTTTTATTAGTGAATCGTACGTTTACACGAATTTTTAATCTGTTTTGTGATGCCTGCTGATCTGCAGTTGCAGTCATTGGACTAATTCTATAATCTGTAATTTCTCCTTCATATATTAAATCTCCACCTGAACTCACTAAGTTTAAGTTAGTTTGATTTTGAATTAAATCCTGTAATTGCAAAGTAAAAGTACGATCCAATCCTGGTTCAATTAAATCAGCATTGTTTTGGAAGTAGTTTACTTGAAATGTTTTTGCATCAATTTTACCAGTTCCTGTAAAGTTGTAAACAGAACAACTACTAAAGGTAAAAACAATTGCGATTATGATTAGGTACTGTATATTTCTCATTTTATTTTTTAAAAGAACCAAAGGTATTTATTTTAGTTGTCAATTTTTACTCAATTTGAATGTGTTATTTTATAAATCAAATTGTTTTATTTTCCGATATAAAGTTCGTTCCGATATTCCTAGTTCGTCTGCAGCAGCTTTTCGTTTCCCTTTATTTTTTTCTAATGATTTTTTTATCATTTCGATTTCTTTTTGCTCCAATCGTAAAACTTCTTCTTCTTCGATTGTTTCTGCAAATAAATAATTATCATCGTTTGATTGATACTGTTCCTCACGATTAGGAGTTGTCATAACAGCTGTTCTTGGTTCTTCTTCAAAATCAATTTCACTATCATTTTCTGGTGAACCATATATTTTTTTAATCAAATTTTTATTGGCTTCTTGCACATTTGCACTACCATTTTGCATTAATTCAAGAGTAAGTTTCTTTAAATCATGCAAATCACTTTTCATATCGAAAAGGACTTTGTATAAAATCTCTCTTTCGGTATTAAAATCGCTATCACTTTTCTTATCATTGATTACTGAAGGCAAATTAGGACCTTCGGTTGGTAAATAAGATTGTAATGTTGCAAGTGTAATATCGCGATTAGTTTCTAGAACTGAAATTTGTTCGGCTACATTTCGCAATTGACGGATGTTACCATTCCATCTGAACTTTTGTAATAATTGAACAGCATCATCATCTAGTTTTAATGGAGGCATTTTGTATTTATGAGCAAAATCGGATACAAATTTTCTAAATAGTAAATGAATATCATCTTTACGCTCACGCAATGGAGGTAGGGTAATTTCGACAGTACTCAAACGATAGTATAAATCCTCACGGAATTTACCTTTTTCGATAGCATTGAATAAATTAACGTTTGTTGCAGCTACGATTCTTACATTGGTTTTTTGTACTTGAGAAGAACCTACTTTAATAAACTCACCATTTTCAAGTACACGAAGTAACCTTACTTGTGTTGTTAAAGGTAATTCTCCAACTTCATCTAGAAATATGGTTCCTCCATCAGCAACTTCAAAATAACCTTCACGTGTACTTGTAGCACCAGTAAAGGCTCCTTTTTCGTGACCAAAAAGCTCACTGTCAATAGTTCCTTCTGGAATAGCACCACAGTTTACAGCGATGTATTTTCCATGTTTTCTATGGGAAAGGGAATGTATGATTTTTGGAATACTTTCTTTACCAACACCACTTTCTCCAGTTACCATTACCGAAATATCGGTTGGTGCTACCTGAATTGCTTTTTCGATGGCGCGATTAAGCTTAGGATCATTTCCAATAATTTCAAAACGTTGTTTTATTGCTTGAACTGTCTCCATTTATATTTTTTTTGATACAGATTAATTAGATATTATTGTAGCCTTATTTGCACTGTATTTACTTTCTTTTGTGATTACACCGTTAAGGTTTGTATTGAAGATTAATAAAGCGTTTTTAAGAATTGTTTTAGAACCCTTTTTTTTCTTGAAATTCAATTCTTCGGTGCCTAAATATTCTTTTGTTAAAACTATACTATCTTTTTTTATTTCTCCTTCGGTAATAATTTCTTTATCTATCAGTGTTACATTTGTATTATTTCCTAATCTAGTAGGTAAAAACATAAACATAAAATTGTAACTATATTTTGGTTTAATTTTTACAAATTTATCAGTATCCTGCTGTATTTTAATGATGTTACCGCTTACTGAATATCTTCCAAATGGTGTTGTTGATAGTTTTAGTTTGCCAATAGAATCATTATCTCTTTTTGTTATCTTCGAGAAATAGACAACGCTATCGATTGAACTAAAATAATATATGTTTGTTAAATTGTCATCGAATTTCTCTGTATATATGCCATCTGGTTTAAAAAAAAACTGATTTGAAATTTCTTTGATTTCTGTCTTGCTTTTGATAGAAGAGCAGGAAATTAAAGATACGAAAATCACAAAAGTTATTGTTTTAAGAACCATATTTGCGCTTATTAATTCATCTCAGAATATCCGACGGCTTCACCTTTTAAAGTTCCTGATGTGCAACTTGTAATTTTTACATTTACAAAGTCACCAATTTTATAATCTTCTTTTGGAAAAACTACAGTAATACTTTGTGAGTTTCTTCCAGAGAATTCTTCTTTAGATTTTTTAGAAACTTTTTCGACTAAAACTTCTACGGTTTGTCCTATAAATTCTTCTGAACGAAACCATGCATGCTTTTGTTGTAAATCGACTATCTCTTGCAGTCTTCTAGCTTTGGTTTCTTCAGTAACATCATCTTCCATTTTTCTTCCAGCCAAAGTTCCTGGGCGCTCTGAATAGGAATACATATAACCGAAGTTATATTTTACATATTCCATTAAACTCATAGTGTCTTGGTGATCTTGCTCTGTTTCTGTAGGGAAACCAGCTATCATATCTTGTGAGATAGAACTGTTTGGAATTATTGTTTTGATTTTATCTATCAAAGTCATGTATTCCTCACGAGTATGCAAACGGTTCATCTCTTTTAAGATTCGATTACTTCCAGATTGTACTGGTAAGTGAATGTGTTTGCAAATGTTAGGGTATTTTGCAATAATATGCAAAACACTTTCGTGCATATCTTGTGGATTCGATGTTGAAAATCGAATACGCATTTTAGGATATGTTACCGCTACCATTTCCAATAATTGGTCGAAGTTTACAGCAGTTGCTTTTTGCATATCTGATGCGCTAACAAAATCTTTTTTCAATCCACCACCATACCATAAATAACTATCTACGTTCTGACCTAATAGCGTAATTTCTTTAAAGCCTTTGTTCCATAAATCTTGAATTTCGTTCATGATGCTTTGTGGTTCACGACTGCGTTCACGTCCGCGGGTAAAAGGTACCACACAAAACGTACACATATTATCACAACCACGTGTAATCGAAACTAAAGCAGTGATTCCGTTGCTCATCAATCGAACAGGTGAAATATCTCCATAAGTCTCATCTTTTGATAAGATTACGTTTATGGCATCACGTCCTTCTTCGACTTCACTTAATAAATTTGGTAAATCTTTGTAAGCATCAGGGCCAACAACTAGATCTACTATTTTTTCTTCTTCTAGAAACTGACTTTTCAAACGCTCAGCCATACATCCTAAAACACCAACTTTCATTTTTGGATTAATACGTTTTACAGCGTTGTATTTTTCTAAACGTTTACGAATAGTTTGTTCGGCTTTGTCACGAATAGAACAGGTATTTACTAAAACCAAATCGGCTTCTTCAAGAACCGAAGTTGTATTGTAACCACCATCAGATAAAATTGAAGCTACAATTTCGCTATCCGAAAAATTCATCGCGCAACCATAACTTTCTATAAAGAGTTTTTTAGTATTCTCAGGTTTATTTTCTAAAACAAGACTTTCACCTTGTTTACTTTCTTCAATAATCTTTTCCATAAGGCACTTTCAAAAGTGTATTTTAATAAGGCCACAAATGTACGATTATTTGAATGATTATGACAAGATGTCAGATGAAGATTTAACATTGTTTTTGTATTTTGACTTAACATGAAAAAACTCCCTTTAAAATAAAGAGAGTTTTAGTTAACAAATTAAAAAAACCAAATGAGTTTAGAACAGATTGACGTCTAGTTGTAATCTGGCAATTTTGTTTTCAGGGTTCCACATTGCGGTTGCTGAAACAGGTAATTTATAATTAAAAACAGAAATTTCTTTGGTCGCTTTTATTCCGGTATTTACAATTCCGAAACTACTTTCTGCTTTGTTTGAGTATAGAAACTTATCTCCATTAAGTGCATAGCCTGCTCCCAAAAAAATATCTAGATTTACTTTTTGGTTTCTGATAGCTGGATAACTTAATTCGGTATAAGTTGTATATCTGCTTTTGTAGCTGTTATTACTATTTAGTTGTCTGTCATTTAAACCACTGTAAAGCAATATATCAACTTCTACTCGTAATGGGAATGATTCTGGGAAACGATACGAAGTTCTTAAGTCTATAAGATGCGTAGTTGTCAGTTTGTTGTAATTAAACACTTCAGGATTTTCAATTCCAGTAGTATTAAACAAATCCCATAATCCAATTGAAAAATTATTTTTCTGGTATTGAATATAGTAGTTTATTTCACGGTATTTTCCATCAAATCCCGCACCTCCCCATATTCCAACAGTAAAATTTCTTTCTTTATCAAATGTGTAATGAATGTTTCCAGTAGCAGTCATACCGTCATTAATAACGAGTCCTCTCCATAAGTGACTTGTTTTTAGGTCAACATTAAAGTCTAGGCGAGGCGGTTTTGTGTCTTCTGTTGAAACGGAACTACTATCTGAAACCGCTGTTTTTTGAGCGTATCCGGTTAGCCCTATAATTGAGATTATAGAGAAAAATAGTATTTTTTTCATGATTTCTTATTTTATAAAAAAATGGTATTAAAGTAGCGTTATATATAAGAGGGCTGCTAAACCTGATCCTATGATGGGGCCTATAATGGGAATCCATGCATAATCCCAATTACTACTTCCTTTAAATAGGAGCGAGTGGGTTATACGAGGACCTAAGTCTCTTGCTGGGTTAATAGCATAGCCTGTGGTACCGCCTAAAGAAAGTCCAATTGCCCATACTAAAATGGCAACTGGTAAAGCACCAATGGAGCCTAATCCTATTTTAGCGTCAGTAGCTGTACCGATGCTAAGTTCTGGACCTACAATGTAGAAGATTACAAAAATAAGAACGAAAGCTCCGATTATCTCACTAATCAAATTTGAAAGGTTGTTTCTGATTGCTGGTATTGTACTGAAGCAGGCTAGTTTTGAGCCTTCATCTTCGGTTATAGAAAAATGATCTTTATGGAATAACCAAACTAAGAATGCGCCTAGCATGGCTCCAAGTAATTGGGCAATGATGTACGAGGCAACTTGCCCCCAAGCAAATTTTCCTATAATGGCTAACCCGATTGTTACAGCAGGATTTAGATGGGCGCCACTAATTGGTCCTGCAACGGTTACACCTACAAAGACGGCAAATGCCCATCCAGTAGTAATTACTATCCATCCAGAATTGTTTCCTTTTGTTCCTTTAAGAACCACGTTTGCTACGACTCCGTTACCTAATAAGATAACGAGCATTGTGCCGATAATTTCTGCTATAAATGGTGACATCTTTTTGTTTTTTATTGGTTTATCTCCTAGTCTTCAATCCAGTTTGTAGTACGACCTACAGCTTTGTTCCAGTTGTGTACCAATTTGTCCACTTCTGCTTTTGGCATTTCTGGAGAGAATTCGCGGTCAATAGACCATTGTTTCTGTAGTTCGTCTATGCTTTTCCAGTATCCTACAGCCAATCCAGCTAAGTATGCAGCTCCTAATGCTGTTGTTTCTAAAGTTTTAGGTCTAATTACTTTAAAACCAAATAAATCAGATTGAAATTGTAGCATTAAGTTATTGACAACTGCTCCGCCATCTACTCTTAATTCCTTTCCTTCATTTCCGAAGTCAGCTTCCATTGATTTTGCTAGATCAAATACTTGATAAGCAATTCCTTCTAAAGTTGCGCGTGCTATATGTGCATTTGTTGTTCCTCTAGTAATACCGAAAATTGCTCCTCTGGCGTATTGATCCCAATGTGGTGCGCCTAATCCTGTTAAAGCTGGAACAAAATATACACCTCCATTGTCGGGTACACTTGCTGCTAAACTTTCGATTTCATCAGATGAATTAATCATTTTTGCACCATCTCGTAACCATTGTACTGCTGCTCCACCTACAAAAACACTACCTTCTAAAGCATAGGTAGTTTTACCATTTATTTTCCAAGCAACTGTTGTTAGTAAATTGTTTTTAGAATAAACAGGTTTATCGCCAGTATTCATTAGCATAAAGCAACCTGTACCATAAGTATTTTTTACCATTCCAGGTTCTGTACAAAGTTGCCCAAAAAGAGCTGCTTGTTGGTCTCCTGCCACGCCAGCAATTGGAATTTTAGTAGAAAATAGCGTTGTGCAAGTTTCTCCATATATTTCACTGCTTTGTTTTATTTCAGGAAGCATTGCTTTTGGAATATTAAATAATTCCAACAATTCATTATCCCATTCTAATGTATGGATGTTCATTAGCAGGGTTCTACTTGCATTAGAAACGTCAGTCATGAACATTTTACCTCTGGTTAATTTCCAGATTAGCCATGTGTCTACAGTTCCAAAACATAATTTCCCTTGCTCTGCTTTTTCGCGTGCTCCTTCAACATTGTCCAAGATCCATTTTAGCTTAGTTCCAGAAAAATAAGCATCTAGTTTTAATCCAGTTTTTTCTTGGATCATGTCAGTAAGACCTTGTGCTTTTAATTCGTCACAATATTTTGCTGTTCGGCGGTCTTGCCAAACAATAGCGTTGTATAGTGGTTCGCTGGTTTCTCTATCCCAAACGATTGTTGTTTCACGTTGGTTGGTAATTCCGATTGCAGCTATTTCTTTTCCTGAAATCCCCATTTTTGCAATAACTTCGGCTGCAACGCTAATTTGTGAATACCAAATTTCATTAGGATCGTGTTCTACCCATCCTGGTTTTGGAAAAATTTGCTCGTAAGGTTTTTGAGAAATGCTTGCGATTTTGCCATCATGGTTAAATATGATGGCTCTAGAGGAGGTGGTACCTTGATCTAGTGTTAGGATAAATTTGTTTTCCATAATGGTGTATTATTAA encodes:
- a CDS encoding co-chaperone GroES, producing the protein MTLNIKPLSDRVLIEPVAAETKTASGIFIPDTAKEKPQKGTVVAVGNGTKDHTMTVKIGDTVLYGKYAGTELKHEGTDYLIMREDDILAII
- the secG gene encoding preprotein translocase subunit SecG, with translation MSTFSIFLVLITIVCFLLIVVIMVQNPKGGGLSSTISGSQMLGGVQKTTDFLDKSTWTLATILIALILLSSLSFTGSLSDVESKLIEKSATTAPSTTPAAPVQETPAATNPAK
- a CDS encoding tetratricopeptide repeat protein, with the protein product MNVNDYTYLINRPDAITEKQTDELGSVLNEFPYFQSARALRLKGLYSQNSFKYNYALKVTAAHTTDRAILFDFITSETFSTIQKEYYDKKALALLDIDVIDSEYLLPEVVIEEEIIEKVETKAVDPIEQSILTSIKEASIPNIEVKAEATEEAIEIAEENLEIGKPLDFSVKEKHSFQEWLQLSRTEPIERKEEKKEEKSEKEEEKQEAPTIEIDNSLIEINEEKKKKAELIDKFIETSPKISPVKSSTTIAANIQIDINKDDNSYLMTETLARVYLEQKKYTKAIQAYEILILKYPEKISFFADRISDIKTLQQNNNNN
- a CDS encoding LptE family protein, whose protein sequence is MRNIQYLIIIAIVFTFSSCSVYNFTGTGKIDAKTFQVNYFQNNADLIEPGLDRTFTLQLQDLIQNQTNLNLVSSGGDLIYEGEITDYRISPMTATADQQASQNRLKIRVNVRFTNKKKETDDFEKSFEFYYDYPAQDQLVGGVKDTAIKEILDRISQDIFNASLAKW
- a CDS encoding sigma-54 interaction domain-containing protein, translated to METVQAIKQRFEIIGNDPKLNRAIEKAIQVAPTDISVMVTGESGVGKESIPKIIHSLSHRKHGKYIAVNCGAIPEGTIDSELFGHEKGAFTGATSTREGYFEVADGGTIFLDEVGELPLTTQVRLLRVLENGEFIKVGSSQVQKTNVRIVAATNVNLFNAIEKGKFREDLYYRLSTVEITLPPLRERKDDIHLLFRKFVSDFAHKYKMPPLKLDDDAVQLLQKFRWNGNIRQLRNVAEQISVLETNRDITLATLQSYLPTEGPNLPSVINDKKSDSDFNTEREILYKVLFDMKSDLHDLKKLTLELMQNGSANVQEANKNLIKKIYGSPENDSEIDFEEEPRTAVMTTPNREEQYQSNDDNYLFAETIEEEEVLRLEQKEIEMIKKSLEKNKGKRKAAADELGISERTLYRKIKQFDL
- the miaB gene encoding tRNA (N6-isopentenyl adenosine(37)-C2)-methylthiotransferase MiaB, whose amino-acid sequence is MEKIIEESKQGESLVLENKPENTKKLFIESYGCAMNFSDSEIVASILSDGGYNTTSVLEEADLVLVNTCSIRDKAEQTIRKRLEKYNAVKRINPKMKVGVLGCMAERLKSQFLEEEKIVDLVVGPDAYKDLPNLLSEVEEGRDAINVILSKDETYGDISPVRLMSNGITALVSITRGCDNMCTFCVVPFTRGRERSREPQSIMNEIQDLWNKGFKEITLLGQNVDSYLWYGGGLKKDFVSASDMQKATAVNFDQLLEMVAVTYPKMRIRFSTSNPQDMHESVLHIIAKYPNICKHIHLPVQSGSNRILKEMNRLHTREEYMTLIDKIKTIIPNSSISQDMIAGFPTETEQDHQDTMSLMEYVKYNFGYMYSYSERPGTLAGRKMEDDVTEETKARRLQEIVDLQQKHAWFRSEEFIGQTVEVLVEKVSKKSKEEFSGRNSQSITVVFPKEDYKIGDFVNVKITSCTSGTLKGEAVGYSEMN
- a CDS encoding MIP/aquaporin family protein, whose protein sequence is MSPFIAEIIGTMLVILLGNGVVANVVLKGTKGNNSGWIVITTGWAFAVFVGVTVAGPISGAHLNPAVTIGLAIIGKFAWGQVASYIIAQLLGAMLGAFLVWLFHKDHFSITEDEGSKLACFSTIPAIRNNLSNLISEIIGAFVLIFVIFYIVGPELSIGTATDAKIGLGSIGALPVAILVWAIGLSLGGTTGYAINPARDLGPRITHSLLFKGSSNWDYAWIPIIGPIIGSGLAALLYITLL
- the glpK gene encoding glycerol kinase GlpK gives rise to the protein MENKFILTLDQGTTSSRAIIFNHDGKIASISQKPYEQIFPKPGWVEHDPNEIWYSQISVAAEVIAKMGISGKEIAAIGITNQRETTIVWDRETSEPLYNAIVWQDRRTAKYCDELKAQGLTDMIQEKTGLKLDAYFSGTKLKWILDNVEGAREKAEQGKLCFGTVDTWLIWKLTRGKMFMTDVSNASRTLLMNIHTLEWDNELLELFNIPKAMLPEIKQSSEIYGETCTTLFSTKIPIAGVAGDQQAALFGQLCTEPGMVKNTYGTGCFMLMNTGDKPVYSKNNLLTTVAWKINGKTTYALEGSVFVGGAAVQWLRDGAKMINSSDEIESLAASVPDNGGVYFVPALTGLGAPHWDQYARGAIFGITRGTTNAHIARATLEGIAYQVFDLAKSMEADFGNEGKELRVDGGAVVNNLMLQFQSDLFGFKVIRPKTLETTALGAAYLAGLAVGYWKSIDELQKQWSIDREFSPEMPKAEVDKLVHNWNKAVGRTTNWIED